A window of the Pseudomonas gozinkensis genome harbors these coding sequences:
- the ureC gene encoding urease subunit alpha yields MKISRQAYADMFGPTVGDKVRLADTELWIEVEQDFTTYGEEVKFGGGKVIRDGQGQSQLLAAEVVDTVITNALIIDHWGIVKADVGLKDGRVAAIGKAGNPDVQPGVTIAIGASSEVIAGEGMILTAGGIDTHIHFICPQQIEEALMSGVTTMIGGGTGPATGTNATTCTSGPWHLARMLQAADAFPMNIGLTGKGNASLPEPLIEQVKAGAIGLKLHEDWGTTPASIDNCLSVADQYDVQVAIHTDTLNESGFVETTLGAFKGRTIHTYHTEGAGGGHAPDIIKACGFANVLPSSTNPTRPFTRNTIDEHLDMLMVCHHLDPSIAEDVAFAESRIRRETIAAEDILHDLGAFSMISSDSQAMGRVGEVITRTWQTADKMKKQRGPLAQDGEGNDNFRAKRYIAKYTINPAITHGISHEVGSVEVGKWADLVLWRPAFFGVKPTLILKGGAIAASLMGDANASIPTPQPVHYRPMFASYGGSLHATSLTFISQAAQEAGLPEALGLKKKIAVVKGCREVQKTDLIHNDYLPNIDVDPQTYQVKADGVLLWCEPAETLPMAQRYFLF; encoded by the coding sequence ATGAAGATTTCCAGACAAGCCTACGCCGACATGTTCGGCCCCACCGTCGGCGACAAGGTGCGCCTGGCCGACACCGAGCTGTGGATCGAAGTCGAACAGGACTTCACCACCTACGGCGAAGAAGTGAAATTCGGCGGCGGCAAAGTGATCCGCGACGGCCAGGGCCAGAGCCAGTTGCTGGCGGCCGAAGTGGTCGACACCGTCATCACCAACGCGCTGATCATCGACCACTGGGGCATCGTCAAGGCCGACGTCGGCCTCAAGGACGGGCGCGTCGCCGCCATCGGCAAGGCCGGCAACCCGGACGTGCAACCCGGCGTGACCATTGCCATCGGCGCCAGCAGCGAAGTGATCGCCGGCGAAGGCATGATCCTCACCGCTGGCGGCATCGACACCCACATCCACTTCATCTGCCCGCAACAGATCGAAGAAGCGCTGATGAGCGGCGTCACCACCATGATCGGCGGCGGCACCGGGCCGGCCACCGGCACCAACGCCACCACCTGCACTTCGGGGCCGTGGCACCTGGCGCGGATGCTTCAGGCAGCGGATGCATTCCCGATGAACATCGGCCTCACCGGCAAGGGCAACGCCAGCCTGCCGGAGCCGCTGATCGAGCAGGTCAAGGCCGGCGCCATCGGCCTCAAGCTGCACGAAGACTGGGGCACCACCCCGGCGAGCATCGACAACTGCCTGAGCGTCGCCGACCAGTACGACGTGCAGGTGGCGATCCACACAGACACCCTCAACGAGTCCGGTTTCGTCGAAACCACCCTCGGCGCGTTCAAGGGCCGGACCATCCACACCTACCACACCGAGGGTGCCGGTGGCGGCCATGCGCCGGACATCATCAAGGCCTGCGGTTTCGCCAACGTGCTGCCGAGTTCGACCAACCCGACCCGGCCGTTCACCCGCAACACCATCGACGAACACCTCGACATGCTGATGGTCTGCCACCACCTCGACCCGAGCATTGCCGAGGACGTGGCGTTCGCCGAGAGCCGTATCCGCCGCGAAACGATTGCCGCCGAAGACATCCTCCACGACCTCGGCGCGTTCTCGATGATCAGCTCCGACAGTCAGGCCATGGGCCGCGTCGGCGAAGTCATCACGCGCACCTGGCAGACCGCCGACAAGATGAAAAAGCAGCGCGGCCCGCTCGCGCAGGACGGCGAAGGCAACGACAACTTCCGCGCCAAACGCTATATCGCCAAGTACACGATCAATCCGGCGATCACCCATGGCATCAGCCATGAAGTGGGTTCGGTGGAAGTCGGCAAGTGGGCCGATCTGGTGCTCTGGCGCCCGGCGTTCTTCGGCGTGAAACCGACGCTGATCCTCAAGGGCGGCGCCATCGCCGCGAGCCTGATGGGCGACGCCAATGCGTCGATTCCGACACCGCAACCGGTGCATTATCGCCCGATGTTCGCCAGTTACGGTGGCTCGCTGCACGCCACCAGTCTGACCTTCATCAGCCAGGCGGCGCAGGAAGCAGGGCTTCCCGAAGCGTTGGGTCTGAAGAAGAAAATCGCTGTGGTAAAAGGTTGCCGCGAGGTGCAGAAAACCGACCTGATCCACAACGACTACCTGCCCAACATCGACGTCGACCCGCAGACGTATCAGGTCAAGGCTGACGGCGTGTTGCTCTGGTGTGAACCGGCCGAAACCCTGCCGATGGCGCAGCGTTACTTTCTGTTCTGA
- a CDS encoding urease subunit beta, which produces MIPGEYRIQPGDIELNVGRRTISLKVANSGDRPIQVGSHYHFFETNDALTFDRAASRGMRLNIPAGTAVRFEPGQSREVELVDYAGHRRVFGFAGRVMGDLD; this is translated from the coding sequence ATGATTCCCGGCGAATACCGGATCCAGCCCGGCGATATCGAACTCAACGTCGGTCGTCGCACCATCAGCCTGAAAGTGGCGAACAGCGGCGACCGACCGATCCAGGTCGGCTCGCACTACCACTTTTTCGAAACCAACGACGCCCTGACCTTCGACCGCGCTGCCAGCCGTGGCATGCGCCTGAACATCCCGGCGGGCACGGCCGTGCGCTTCGAGCCGGGCCAGAGCCGCGAGGTGGAACTGGTGGATTACGCCGGGCACCGGCGGGTGTTCGGGTTTGCCGGGCGGGTCATGGGTGACCTCGACTGA
- a CDS encoding GNAT family N-acetyltransferase, with protein MNPAQLRRVNAESFAHYRQGLIDLLLDAVGYGASVGFMADLDTTQARAYFDDVQDNLNKGNVLLWVVVKDEQVQASVQLGLCQKANGLNRAEVQKLLVREHARRRGLGQQLMEALELTARQYKRGMLYLDTEAGSPAEDFYKALGYTRAGEIPDYACDPNGTYRPTALYYKVLQGAN; from the coding sequence ATGAACCCCGCCCAACTGCGACGCGTCAACGCGGAAAGTTTTGCGCACTATCGTCAGGGCCTGATCGACTTGCTGCTCGATGCCGTGGGTTATGGCGCCAGCGTCGGCTTCATGGCTGATCTCGATACCACACAGGCCCGCGCCTATTTCGACGACGTGCAGGACAACCTGAACAAGGGCAACGTTTTGCTGTGGGTGGTGGTCAAGGACGAACAGGTGCAGGCCAGCGTGCAACTGGGCCTGTGCCAGAAGGCCAACGGCCTGAACCGCGCCGAGGTGCAGAAATTGCTGGTGCGCGAACATGCCCGGCGCCGCGGCCTCGGCCAGCAGTTGATGGAGGCGCTGGAACTGACGGCCCGCCAATACAAGCGCGGCATGCTTTACCTCGACACCGAGGCCGGCTCCCCTGCCGAAGATTTCTACAAGGCCCTGGGTTACACCCGCGCCGGGGAAATTCCCGACTACGCCTGCGACCCGAACGGCACCTATCGCCCGACGGCCCTCTATTACAAAGTCCTGCAAGGAGCGAACTGA